In Mercurialis annua linkage group LG6, ddMerAnnu1.2, whole genome shotgun sequence, the following are encoded in one genomic region:
- the LOC126685760 gene encoding putative serine/threonine-protein kinase-like protein CCR3, which produces MTFTSILFLIILHFAPLVHSLGSSSTIAATFATATVCGIVAGEPTQRIQCYRNGHLISVQPNVSFEAISAGFTFFCALRSGGFSVFCWETLSASNSSSFHPRRIYNSNTVRLTDLAVGDDQVCAREVNSGEAKCWRGKDRGGSLFPLPGAAFKFTTLTSGSGFTCGILRNSNKVYCWGINDVGDEIWRQFGNFTMLNIVAGKSHACGLTSNGSLVCKGRNEGGELDVPFNSAFEFSGLALASDFSCAIGQSNGLVKCWGRGADKFLLNGNVSGEVPFELIVAGMDFMCGLSTRNLSMICWGQGWSQSHHAFNLPLGMMIPGPCVQSSCTACGLYPNSELLCYGSGNICKSCRIELPFALPLPPTMPPPSQPLPSSLPQNKYSLAFLVFGSVGSFAGFCTIIYCLYNLLKMRSRNQNLVQPSATNAHETATSVTTYGSTPATPSLKSFSARRYGSRRLGSSSGTLGRQRSESSSKHLEKTQDFLLAELVVATNNFSAQSKIGAGSFGSVYKGVLADGRLVAIKRGEKVKKMKKFQEKESAFESELALLSRLHHKHLVNLIGFCEEMDERLLVYEFMSNGSLHDHLHRNKSSILNSWRMRIKIALDAARGIEYLHNYAVPPIIHRDIKSSNILLDVNLTAKVSDFGLSLKGPETDREFMSAKAAGTVGYIDPEYYVMNVLTAKSDVYGLGVVMLELLTGKKAVFKKEEEGSGPIEVVEYAAPLIAAGKMQRVLDKRVSPAAIQEVEAVEIMAYTAVHCVNLEGKERPNIMEIVANLERAIGLCDGSPGRVSSSTYSTIPSD; this is translated from the coding sequence ATGACATTCACCTCCATTCTCTTCCTTATCATCCTCCACTTTGCTCCTCTTGTTCACAGTCTTGGCTCTTCCTCTACCATTGCTGCCACCTTTGCCACTGCTACTGTCTGTGGCATTGTCGCCGGCGAACCTACTCAGAGAATTCAATGCTACCGGAATGGCCACTTAATTTCAGTCCAGCCCAACGTTTCTTTCGAAGCTATCTCTGCAGGCTTCACCTTCTTCTGCGCCCTTCGCTCTGGAGGCTTCAGCGTTTTCTGCTGGGAGACACTATCCGCATCCAACTCCTCAAGCTTCCACCCCAGGCGCATCTACAACAGCAACACCGTCCGCTTAACTGATCTGGCTGTGGGAGATGATCAAGTTTGCGCACGAGAGGTCAACTCCGGTGAAGCCAAGTGCTGGCGAGGCAAAGACAGAGGTGGCTCTCTTTTTCCATTGCCTGGTGCGGCGTTTAAGTTCACTACGCTCACATCCGGCAGTGGGTTTACGTGTGGAATTCTGAGAAATAGTAACAAAGTTTATTGCTGGGGTATTAATGATGTGGGCGATGAGATTTGGAGACAGTTTGGTAACTTTACGATGTTAAATATAGTTGCTGGAAAATCCCATGCCTGTGGGTTGACCAGCAATGGAAGTCTGGTATGTAAAGGGAGAAATGAGGGGGGAGAATTGGACGTTCCTTTTAATTCAGCTTTTGAATTTTCAGGGCTTGCTCTAGCATCCGATTTCAGCTGTGCCATTGGCCAATCAAATGGATTGGTAAAATGCTGGGGAAGAGGTGCAGACAAATTTCTACTCAACGGCAACGTATCAGGAGAAGTTCCGTTCGAGCTAATAGTGGCTGGTATGGATTTCATGTGTGGGCTCAGCACAAGAAATTTGTCCATGATTTGTTGGGGACAGGGATGGTCTCAGTCTCATCATGCATTTAATCTTCCATTAGGAATGATGATCCCAGGTCCATGTGTTCAATCTTCATGCACCGCCTGTGGTCTCTATCCTAACTCTGAGCTTCTGTGCTATGGCTCTGGGAATATCTGCAAATCATGCCGGATTGAGCTTCCATTTGCTCTGCCGTTGCCCCCAACAATGCCACCGCCATCTCAGCCACTTCCTTCATCATTGCCCCAAAATAAGTACTCTTTGGCTTTTCTAGTTTTTGGATCGGTTGGTAGCTTTGCAGGCTTCTGCACCattatttattgcttatacaATTTACTGAAAATGAGAAGTAGAAATCAGAATCTTGTGCAGCCCTCTGCTACTAATGCCCATGAGACTGCAACTTCTGTGACTACATATGGCTCTACACCTGCTACACCGTCTCTGAAATCCTTTTCCGCTAGGCGTTATGGCTCGCGGAGATTGGGGAGCAGTTCAGGGACATTGGGGCGCCAGAGAAGTGAATCATCCTCTAAGCATTTGGAGAAAACCCAGGACTTTTTACTAGCAGAGCTGGTTGTAGCTACAAACAATTTTTCAGCACAAAGCAAGATTGGTGCCGGAAGCTTTGGCAGTGTTTACAAAGGCGTACTTGCAGATGGTCGGCTAGTGGCTATTAAAAGAGGAGAAAAAGttaagaagatgaagaaatttCAGGAGAAGGAAAGCGCATTTGAATCAGAGCTAGCATTGTTGTCGCGGCTTCACCATAAGCACTTGGTAAATCTAATAGGTTTCTGCGAAGAGATGGATGAGAGGCTTTTGGTTTATGAGTTCATGAGCAATGGGTCGCTCCATGATCACTTGCACAGAAACAAGAGCAGCATTTTAAATTCCTGGAGAATGAGGATCAAAATTGCACTAGATGCTGCAAGAGGAATTGAGTATCTCCACAACTATGCAGTGCCACCTATTATTCACAGAGATATCAAGTCGTCCAACATACTGTTAGATGTAAATTTGACTGCTAAAGTATCCGATTTTGGGTTGTCACTAAAGGGGCCAGAGACGGATCGAGAATTCATGTCGGCCAAGGCAGCCGGAACTGTAGGATACATCGATCCCGAGTACTATGTAATGAACGTACTGACAGCAAAAAGTGATGTTTATGGGCTAGGAGTAGTGATGTTAGAGCTTTTGACGGGTAAGAAGGCTGTTTTCAAGAAGGAAGAAGAAGGCAGCGGTCCAATAGAAGTAGTGGAGTATGCGGCGCCGCTGATAGCTGCAGGGAAGATGCAGAGAGTGTTGGATAAAAGAGTGAGTCCGGCAGCGATTCAAGAAGTGGAGGCGGTAGAGATAATGGCCTACACTGCAGTGCATTGTGTAAATTTGGAGGGAAAAGAAAGGCCTAATATTATGGAGATTGTGGCTAATTTGGAAAGAGCAATAGGTTTGTGCGACGGGTCCCCTGGTAGAGTCTCCTCTAGTACATACTCCACCATTCCTTCAGATTGA